Within the Acidipropionibacterium acidipropionici genome, the region CCAGGCCCGCACCGGCATCTTCATGATCGACGCCAGCAAGGGGTTCATGAAGGACGGGCCGAAGAACCGGCTGCGGCCCCGTGACATGCACCAGATCATCGAGACCTTCACCCATCAGATCGAGATCCCGCGTTACTCGCGGATGGTGCCGACCGCCGAGATCGCCGAGGAGCGCAACGACTACAACCTCAACATCCCGCGCTACATCGACTCCTCGGAACCCGAGGACATCCAGGACCTGCAGGCCCACATCTCCGGCGGGATCCCGAGCCGCGACCTCGACGCCCTCCAGCCCTACTGGGATGCCTTCCCGACCCTTCGCTCGACGCTGTTCCGGCCACTTCGCGAGGGGTACGCGGAGCTGACGGTCGACAAGCACGACATCTCGGCCACCATCACCGGATCCGACGAGTACCAGGCCTTGGTGGCTGAGAGCACGGACGCCGTGGACGCTTGGTGGGGGAGTCACGAGACTCTGCTGACGGCCATCACCCAGAACACCAAGCCCGCCGATCTCATCGCCGAACTCGGAGACACACTCCTCGATGCGTTCAGGCCGAGGCCGCTGATCGACGAATACGGGGTCTACGAGCAACTCATGGAGTACTGGAACTCCGTGATGCACGACGACGTGGCCCTCATCATGAGCATGGGGTGGGACGACGCCGCCAGACCCAGGCAGACCATCATCAACAAGGCCCGCGGGCTCTCCGAGACCCCAGATCTTGTGATCGGCTCGGGCCGCAAGGCCACCAGGTGGAAGACCGACCTCATCCCGCCCGCACTGATCGTCGACCGCTACTTCCCCGAGGAGAAGGCCAGAGTCGATCAGCTGGACTCCGACGCCGAGGCCGCCTCGCAGACGGTGGAGGAGTTCATCGAGGAGAACTCCGGCGAGGACGGACCGCTCGCCGACGCCATGGAGGACGACAGGATCACCAAGGCCCTGGCCTCCAAGCGCCTCAAGGTCGCCAAGATCGAGGACCGCCACTCCGACGAGGTCAAAGCGCTGAGCCAGCTCATCAAGCTCTACGGCAAGGAGACGGTGGCCAAGAGCGAGGCCAAGGAGGCTCACGCCGAGCTCGACCAGACGGTCCTGGACCAGTACCGGAAGCTGACCACGGCCGAGATCCAGGGCCTGGTCATCGACGACAAATGGGGACGCCGGATGACCGATGGGGTGAATGCGGAGCTGATCGTGCTTATTCAGAAGCCCGTGGAAAGCCTGGAAGTCTTGGCTGAGAGGTATGAGAAGACCATCGCTGATCTCGATGCTGAGGTTGAGACCTTGAGTGCCCGAGTTGCTGACCATTTGGCTGAGATGGGCCTGTCGATATGACAGGCCGGACTGAAGAGTTGGGGGACGTCGCTGTTTGGACTTCGGGTGGGACGCCCCCGCGAGGACTCTCCGAATACTGGTCTGGGACAATTCCGTGGATATCTGCAGCGACCCTCCGGGAATCACATATTAGTACATCGACCCAATTCCTTACTACGTCTGGCGTCGAGGCAGGAAGCAAAATCGCCCCAACAGGGTCGACGTTGATTCTTGTTCGAGGCATGGCACTTCATCATGAACTTAGAGTTGGTATAGCGACACGAGACTTGGCGTTCAATCAGGACGTGAAAGCCCTAATCCCGCTCCCATTTGTCGAGCCAGAGTTTTTGACATACGCCATCCTTGGAAAGACACCAGAAATCTTGAGTCTGGTCAGCTCGGCCGGTAGTGGAACCGGTGTGCTCAATTCTGACCGACTGAAAAAAATTCAGATTTGGATACCGTCTCGCGATGAACAAATCTGTGTAGTTTCTCGAATTAATGACCTAGATGTCTTGGTTGGATCACTCGCGGCGACGATTGCCAAGAAGCGCGCCATCAAGCAGGGCATGATGCAGGAGCTCCTGACCGGCCGAACCCGACTCTCGGGATACACCGGGCTGTGGCGCCGTGTCTTGTTTAGCGACATTGTCACTCCGGTATCTGAACGATTAGATCCGGGTCGCGCGATTGGCCGTGTGGTTGAGCTTGAGCATTTGAGTCAATCGACTGGCGAACTGGTGGGATATAGCGATGTTCGTTCCACTGAATCTCTCAAGACGTCATTTCATAGCGGCGATGTACTTGGAAAGTTGCGCGCATATCTTCGCAAGTTCTGGCTCGCCGATTTTGACGGATTCTGCTCTACCGAGATTTGGGCGTTGCGACCAATCCCTAAAGTCTCAGATGGCGCTTTCATACGATACGTCGTCGAGGAGGATGCCTTTATTGAAGCGGCGAGCACGTCATACGGTACTCACATGCCTCGATCTGACTGGCGGGTTGTCTGGCTCTTCCCAGATGAGGGTGTAGCGCACGTCGCGCGGCGGGCCGGCGCGTCGGTGGCCGGATAGAGGTCGAGGTCTCCCGAGGATGAGAGCTCCTACACACTCAGCCCGAAAGACCTCGACGTGCACGACGCTACCGTCGGCGGGCGCGCTGATGCGTTCGCCAGCCCCGACCTGACTGCCTTCTGCCGCCTCGACGAACTCGGCCTCGTTGTCACCGGGCAGCGACTCGAGCCGGATCGTGCCGTATTGGCCTGCCAGGTGGTCGAGCCCGACCAGTGGTGCCGGCGCTGCGGCTGCGAAGGGAGACCACGTGACACCGTGGTCCGACGGCTTGCCCACGAACCACTGGGCTGGCGGCCCGGTCAAGTCCCTTGTAGTGGTGTATCCGTTTCGTGATCTTTCGATACGGGGTCAGGCTGTCAGTTCGGGTGGGGGTCTGCTCCTTCCAGGCGGGTCTGGTCTTCGCTGACGGGGGTCTGAGGGATCCGTGAGCGTTCCAGGACCTCCAAGCCCAGGTAGCGCCGGCCCTCGGCCCACTCATCGGTCTGCTCGGCCAGCACGGCCCCGACGAGCCGGATGACGGCCTCCCTGTTGGGAAAGATCCCCACGGCATCGGTACGCCGCCGGATCGCCTTGTTCAGCCGCTCCTGAGGATTGTTCGACCAGATCTGGCGCCACACGTCGACCGGGAAACTCGTGAACGCCAACAGATCGGCCCGCGCGGCGTCCAGATGGGCATGGACCTGGGGAAGCTTGGCCTCCACACATAGTCCAGCAGCCGGTCGAACTGGGCATCCACGGCGGCCGCGGAGGGCTGGTCGTAGACCGAGTGGAGCATGGCCTTGACCGCCGGCCACAGGCTCTTGGGACACACGCTCATCAGATTGGCCGCGTAGTGGGTCCTGCACCGCTGCCAGGCCGCCCCGGGCAGGTTCGCCGCGATCGCCTCCCTCAGCCCGGCATGGGCATCAGAAGTGACCAGCCGCACCCCGGACAGGCCCCGGGCCACCAGATCGGCGAAGAACGTGTTCCAGGCCGGCCCGGTCTCAGCGGTGGCGACCTGGAGGCCCAGGACCTCCCGGTGGCCGTCAGCGTTGACCCCGGTCGCAGTCAGCACGACCGCGTTGATGACCCGTCCGGCCTCCCGGACCTTCATCGTCAGGGCGTCAGCGGCCACGAACGTGAACGGGCCCGCCTCGCCCAGCGGTCGGTGGCGGAAGGCCTCGACCTGGGCGTCGAGGTCGGCGGCCATCCGCGAGACCTGGGACTTCGACAAGGAGTCGATACCCAGCTGCTTGACGAGCTTGTCCATCCGGCGGGTGGAGACCCCGGCCAGGTAGGCGTCGGCGACCACGGTGATCATCGCCGACTCGGCGCGCTTGCGCCGCTCCAGCAGCCACTCTGGGAAGTAGCTGCCCTGGCGGAGCTTGGGGATCGCCACATCCACCGTGCCGACCCGGGTGTCCAGGTCGCGGTGACGGTAGCCGTTACGCTGGACGAGGCGGTCGGGATCGGGGCGGCCGTACTCCGCGCCGGCGACCTGGTCGGCATCGGCCGACAGCAGCATGTTGATCATCGTGGCCAGCAGTGAGCGCAACAGGTCCGGGGAGCCCTGGCCCAGGGCTTGGTCCAGGACCCGGGCAGGGTCGACAATATGGGCAGCGGTCATCGTGGTTGTTCCTTTCGAGTGAGAAGTAGAGAGCTTTCTCGAAGGATCACACGGTGACCGCGCTGCCGTCCACCACGAAGTCGCGGAGGCCGACGGGCTGGTCACCAGCGGGTTACACCACCATAAGGGGCACTACTGGCGGCCCACGACGCTGGAGGTCGTCGTGCGCCGTTACCGCTGCAGCGG harbors:
- a CDS encoding type I restriction-modification system subunit M, yielding MALKKSDLYSSLWAGADQLRGGMDASQYKDYVLTLLFVKYVSDKAKADRYADITVPPGGGFDDLVRLKGQADIGEKTNIAIRRLADANSTLQGVITNADFDDPDKLGKGKELVDRLGRLISIFQDLDFTGSRAEGDDLLGDAYEYLMRNFATQSGKSKGQFYTPAEVSRVMAALLEIPADTPKGVTAYDPTCGSGSLLLKVADASPNGLTLYGQEKDTTTRALAVMNMALHGYATATIARGDTLTDPQFLVGTHLMRFDYLVANPPFSLKSWSNGLENDYDRFTGYGWPPEKNGDYAFLLHMVKSLKDTGRGAVILPHGVLFRGNSEARIRTELIKRGYIKGIIGLPANLFFGTGIPACIIVLDKHNAQARTGIFMIDASKGFMKDGPKNRLRPRDMHQIIETFTHQIEIPRYSRMVPTAEIAEERNDYNLNIPRYIDSSEPEDIQDLQAHISGGIPSRDLDALQPYWDAFPTLRSTLFRPLREGYAELTVDKHDISATITGSDEYQALVAESTDAVDAWWGSHETLLTAITQNTKPADLIAELGDTLLDAFRPRPLIDEYGVYEQLMEYWNSVMHDDVALIMSMGWDDAARPRQTIINKARGLSETPDLVIGSGRKATRWKTDLIPPALIVDRYFPEEKARVDQLDSDAEAASQTVEEFIEENSGEDGPLADAMEDDRITKALASKRLKVAKIEDRHSDEVKALSQLIKLYGKETVAKSEAKEAHAELDQTVLDQYRKLTTAEIQGLVIDDKWGRRMTDGVNAELIVLIQKPVESLEVLAERYEKTIADLDAEVETLSARVADHLAEMGLSI
- a CDS encoding restriction endonuclease subunit S, which gives rise to MTGRTEELGDVAVWTSGGTPPRGLSEYWSGTIPWISAATLRESHISTSTQFLTTSGVEAGSKIAPTGSTLILVRGMALHHELRVGIATRDLAFNQDVKALIPLPFVEPEFLTYAILGKTPEILSLVSSAGSGTGVLNSDRLKKIQIWIPSRDEQICVVSRINDLDVLVGSLAATIAKKRAIKQGMMQELLTGRTRLSGYTGLWRRVLFSDIVTPVSERLDPGRAIGRVVELEHLSQSTGELVGYSDVRSTESLKTSFHSGDVLGKLRAYLRKFWLADFDGFCSTEIWALRPIPKVSDGAFIRYVVEEDAFIEAASTSYGTHMPRSDWRVVWLFPDEGVAHVARRAGASVAG